Proteins from one Paenibacillus amylolyticus genomic window:
- a CDS encoding AarF/ABC1/UbiB kinase family protein: MAVRIKHVGRYREIAMALVRHGFGYMVEELGLFQLLALPRRWMSREAHTTKTLSERIRLVLQELGPAFVKLGQLASTRADLLPESVIRELVKLQDQVPPFSSEMARGILEQELDTPLEEIFSRFEDTPVAAASIGQVHLGKLRSGESVAIKIQRPGISRIVQRDLDILRELTAMAEKRWDWVKQYQIPQMVEEYAQALMAELDYTVEGRNTEKIAQQYQQDNKVKIPTIYWDQTSSRVLTMEYIEGIKLNDREELVRRGHDLNNIAERLVDSLLNQIFIHGFFHADPHPGNLMVLKDGRLAFIDFGMVGSLSDEMKQQLASLIIGLMRKDTDSMIRAIEKLGMMPDDMDLRGLHVDLDKLRTKYYDIPFSKISVGQALNDLFGVAQRHRVVMPADILLLGKSLLTMEGVIEHLDPSLSIVDMAEPFGRKLIKERFSAGRIKNRLFRSAADMAESVIGLPGQLRQLSSIISKGKLRLEISVPELDALMRRMDQISNRLSFSIVLLAFCIIMVGLIIGSSISHQSTMLWDIPVIEIGFLVAILMVAFLLYSIFKSGRF, translated from the coding sequence ATGGCAGTGCGAATCAAACATGTCGGCAGATACCGTGAAATTGCCATGGCGCTGGTGCGTCATGGCTTCGGTTATATGGTCGAGGAGCTGGGTTTGTTCCAGTTGCTGGCACTGCCCAGACGGTGGATGTCGCGTGAAGCACACACGACCAAAACGCTGAGTGAACGCATCAGACTTGTGCTGCAGGAGCTGGGGCCAGCTTTCGTCAAGCTGGGGCAACTCGCAAGCACAAGGGCAGATCTATTGCCTGAGTCTGTCATTCGCGAGCTGGTGAAGTTGCAGGATCAGGTCCCGCCGTTCTCTTCCGAGATGGCACGGGGTATTTTGGAACAGGAATTGGATACACCGCTGGAGGAGATCTTTTCCCGGTTCGAGGATACCCCAGTAGCTGCGGCCAGCATTGGACAGGTGCATCTGGGCAAACTTCGAAGTGGAGAATCGGTAGCCATCAAGATTCAGCGGCCAGGTATATCGCGTATTGTGCAGCGTGACCTGGATATTTTGCGTGAGCTGACAGCCATGGCAGAGAAGCGCTGGGACTGGGTGAAGCAATACCAGATTCCACAAATGGTAGAAGAGTACGCTCAGGCATTGATGGCCGAGCTGGATTATACGGTCGAGGGCCGCAATACGGAAAAGATTGCACAGCAATACCAACAGGACAACAAGGTCAAAATCCCGACAATTTACTGGGATCAGACATCGTCCCGTGTGCTTACGATGGAGTATATCGAAGGTATCAAACTCAATGATCGTGAAGAACTGGTCAGACGCGGCCATGATCTGAATAACATTGCTGAGCGGCTGGTGGACTCCTTATTGAATCAGATCTTTATTCATGGTTTCTTTCACGCTGACCCACATCCGGGCAATCTGATGGTATTGAAGGATGGGCGCCTTGCCTTTATCGACTTTGGCATGGTGGGCAGTCTGAGCGATGAGATGAAACAGCAGCTTGCCTCGCTTATCATCGGGTTAATGCGCAAAGATACGGACAGTATGATCCGTGCCATTGAGAAGCTTGGCATGATGCCAGATGACATGGATCTGCGCGGTCTTCATGTGGATTTGGACAAGTTGCGCACCAAATATTACGATATTCCCTTTTCCAAGATCAGTGTGGGTCAGGCGTTGAACGATCTGTTCGGCGTAGCTCAGAGGCACCGGGTCGTGATGCCGGCCGATATTCTGCTGCTTGGTAAATCATTGCTGACGATGGAAGGTGTTATTGAACATCTTGACCCTTCCCTGAGTATTGTGGATATGGCCGAACCTTTTGGCCGAAAGCTGATCAAGGAACGTTTTAGCGCCGGAAGAATCAAAAATCGATTATTCCGCAGTGCGGCTGATATGGCCGAGAGTGTCATTGGTCTGCCAGGACAGTTAAGACAGTTATCATCCATTATTAGCAAAGGTAAGCTGAGGCTGGAGATCAGTGTCCCTGAACTCGATGCACTCATGCGCAGAATGGACCAGATTAGTAATCGGCTGTCCTTTAGTATCGTACTGCTCGCCTTCTGTATCATCATGGTGGGCTTGATTATCGGTTCGTCGATCAGTCATCAGTCCACGATGCTGTGGGATATTCCGGTTATTGAGATTGGTTTCCTGGTAGCGATATTGATGGTGGCTTTCCTGCTCTATTCGATATTCAAATCGGGAAGATTCTAG
- a CDS encoding cobyrinate a,c-diamide synthase, protein MTIANRNARPRLIIAGTGSGAGKTTVTLGLMRALAQRGLSVQGFKCGPDYIDPTYHTALTGRPSRNLDAWMTSPEYVRDTFEKASEGHDISIIEGVMGLYDGKDPLSNTGSTAEIALVTQTPVILVVDVRSMARSAAAIVLGFQQLEPALNIAGVIVNRCGSAGHYTIVKKAIEQMCGIPVVGWLKRDEDMSIPERHLGLVPAIERGELEPLFQRAADVLMEGTDLDLVLELAASAPPLNTEEGSPAKTVDTDSARAESGSVGDSHSHSVLHDTNRHVSHSAQPVIAVARDAAFNFYYPDNLELLESAGARLQYFSPLAGEGIPTDVDGIYLGGGFPEEFAADIAGNQRFLEGLRQAAQSNMPLFAECGGYMVLGETLTDREGVTFEMAGIIPAQVQMQKKRAALGYREASSVQDSFLLKKGEVLRGHEFHYSTMTYRDEGTIPYAYETKGLRGLKQEGYAAGNIVAGYTHVHLGSYPEAARRWVEHCLAYRKERYIQQ, encoded by the coding sequence ATGACCATTGCAAATCGTAACGCCAGACCCCGATTGATCATTGCTGGCACCGGAAGTGGTGCAGGGAAAACGACAGTTACCTTGGGACTGATGAGAGCACTCGCCCAACGAGGTTTGAGTGTACAAGGGTTCAAATGCGGCCCGGATTATATTGATCCAACATACCATACCGCTCTCACGGGCAGACCCTCACGCAATTTGGATGCATGGATGACATCGCCTGAGTATGTGAGAGATACGTTTGAGAAGGCATCGGAGGGACATGATATTTCCATTATCGAGGGTGTTATGGGCCTCTACGATGGTAAAGATCCGCTCAGCAATACAGGCTCGACGGCAGAGATTGCACTGGTGACACAGACCCCTGTGATCCTGGTTGTGGATGTACGCAGCATGGCTCGCAGTGCGGCCGCGATTGTACTGGGTTTTCAACAGTTGGAGCCTGCATTAAATATTGCCGGAGTGATCGTCAATCGTTGTGGAAGTGCAGGTCATTATACCATTGTGAAAAAAGCCATTGAGCAGATGTGCGGCATACCGGTCGTTGGCTGGCTGAAGCGGGACGAGGACATGTCCATCCCGGAGAGACATCTGGGACTGGTGCCTGCCATTGAGCGCGGTGAACTGGAGCCATTATTCCAACGTGCAGCCGATGTGCTGATGGAAGGCACGGATCTGGATCTTGTGCTGGAGCTGGCGGCAAGTGCTCCACCTTTGAATACAGAAGAAGGGAGTCCGGCTAAAACTGTGGACACAGACTCAGCCCGTGCTGAATCTGGTTCAGTTGGTGATTCACATTCCCATTCAGTGCTCCACGATACGAATCGACATGTATCCCACTCGGCACAGCCTGTCATTGCCGTTGCGCGCGATGCGGCATTTAATTTCTATTATCCCGATAATCTGGAATTGCTCGAATCGGCAGGAGCCCGATTACAGTATTTCAGTCCGCTTGCTGGCGAAGGTATTCCGACGGATGTGGATGGCATCTATTTGGGCGGTGGCTTTCCTGAGGAATTCGCAGCAGATATTGCGGGTAACCAACGGTTTCTGGAAGGGCTTCGTCAGGCAGCGCAATCCAACATGCCCTTATTTGCCGAGTGTGGGGGCTACATGGTGCTCGGAGAAACGTTGACCGACCGGGAAGGTGTGACTTTCGAGATGGCGGGCATTATCCCCGCACAGGTGCAGATGCAGAAGAAGCGGGCTGCGCTTGGCTACCGTGAAGCGAGTAGCGTTCAGGATTCCTTTTTGCTGAAAAAGGGTGAGGTTCTTCGGGGTCATGAATTTCATTATTCCACGATGACCTATCGTGATGAAGGAACGATCCCTTATGCATATGAGACCAAGGGGTTACGTGGCTTGAAGCAAGAAGGATATGCGGCAGGCAACATCGTGGCGGGGTATACGCATGTTCATCTGGGCTCTTATCCGGAAGCCGCTCGAAGATGGGTGGAGCATTGTCTGGCTTATCGGAAGGAACGGTATATTCAGCAGTGA
- a CDS encoding SDR family oxidoreductase produces the protein MRTVCVTGAARGLGLALTAQMLKRGYHVYAAGLDVEDSEGIRMLAEAYPDHLRAIELDISDDLSVALFTETLKLDTNRLDMLINNAAILGSITDHIRGPLNMAEMAEVFNVNTLGTLRVTHSLLPLLLQGQTKLIVDISSEAGSIEQCSRDGWYAYCMSKAALNMQARLVHNGLKNEGGQVMLVHPGWVQSYMRGELDGSADLTPEQSAQHIAVLIDRHEQFKGDQPAYVDYKGEQLPW, from the coding sequence ATGAGAACCGTATGTGTGACTGGAGCCGCTCGGGGGTTGGGACTGGCTTTGACGGCCCAGATGCTGAAGAGAGGCTATCACGTCTATGCGGCGGGTCTGGATGTGGAGGATTCCGAGGGAATTCGAATGCTTGCAGAAGCATATCCGGACCATCTGCGCGCCATTGAGTTGGATATTTCGGACGATTTGTCGGTGGCTCTGTTCACGGAGACATTGAAGCTGGATACGAATCGTTTGGATATGCTGATCAATAATGCGGCTATACTAGGGAGTATTACGGATCATATCCGCGGGCCGTTGAATATGGCGGAGATGGCTGAAGTGTTTAATGTGAACACCTTAGGCACACTGCGTGTGACTCATTCCCTGTTACCCCTCCTTCTTCAAGGGCAGACCAAGTTGATTGTTGATATCTCTTCCGAGGCTGGAAGTATTGAGCAATGCAGTCGGGATGGTTGGTATGCCTATTGTATGTCCAAAGCTGCTTTGAACATGCAAGCCCGCCTTGTGCATAATGGTCTGAAGAATGAAGGCGGACAAGTGATGCTTGTGCATCCCGGTTGGGTACAGAGTTATATGCGGGGCGAGTTGGATGGTTCGGCAGATCTCACGCCCGAGCAATCTGCACAGCATATCGCAGTACTTATCGACCGCCATGAGCAGTTTAAAGGAGATCAGCCCGCCTATGTGGACTACAAGGGAGAGCAACTTCCCTGGTAG
- a CDS encoding cobalt-precorrin-5B (C(1))-methyltransferase, which produces MIGGNTPDPDKPMRSGFTTGACATAVAKGATQLLLTGHVPAQAVVSLPAGFDHSFELIEQELTDGVATCATIKDAGDDPDATHRAKIIAHVSWRDEPGMELDGGIGVGRVTKPGLPVPVGEAAINPVPRRMITEAVTQVLAEHGAARGVRVVISVPDGEEMAKKTLNSRLGILGGISILGTRGVVVPFSTSAYRASVVQAISVAQASECEHIVLTTGGSSEKYAMKMMPELPEEAFIQMGDFVGFAIKHGKRLGMKRITLVGMPGKFAKVAQGVMMVHSKSAPVDFGFLASVARETGAGDELAQAIEEANTATQVADMMTEAGYLPYFEKLCTYACRHCLEHAGGGVTVEVVLVTMKGMELGRAEISELEDSNWSKES; this is translated from the coding sequence ATGATAGGCGGCAATACACCAGACCCCGACAAACCCATGCGTTCCGGCTTCACCACAGGCGCATGTGCCACAGCGGTTGCCAAAGGAGCGACGCAGCTCCTGTTAACGGGCCATGTTCCTGCGCAGGCCGTGGTTTCATTGCCCGCGGGCTTTGACCACTCGTTCGAACTGATCGAGCAGGAGCTGACTGATGGCGTAGCGACCTGTGCCACGATCAAAGACGCCGGGGATGACCCGGACGCCACACACCGGGCGAAGATCATCGCACATGTGTCGTGGCGGGACGAGCCGGGCATGGAGCTGGATGGGGGCATCGGCGTTGGCCGGGTTACGAAGCCTGGACTGCCCGTGCCTGTAGGCGAAGCGGCAATCAATCCCGTTCCGCGCCGCATGATTACCGAAGCCGTCACCCAGGTGCTCGCAGAACACGGCGCAGCCAGAGGTGTGCGGGTGGTAATCAGCGTGCCGGACGGCGAAGAGATGGCCAAGAAGACATTGAATTCCCGGCTCGGCATTCTGGGCGGCATCTCCATTTTAGGTACACGCGGCGTGGTTGTTCCGTTCTCGACTTCTGCCTACAGAGCGAGTGTGGTACAAGCGATCTCCGTTGCGCAGGCATCCGAATGTGAACACATTGTGCTGACGACGGGTGGCAGTAGTGAGAAATATGCCATGAAGATGATGCCGGAACTGCCAGAGGAAGCTTTTATCCAGATGGGTGACTTTGTCGGCTTTGCGATCAAACACGGTAAACGGTTGGGCATGAAACGCATCACGCTGGTCGGGATGCCAGGCAAATTTGCCAAAGTGGCCCAAGGCGTCATGATGGTACACTCCAAGAGTGCGCCAGTGGATTTTGGATTTCTTGCGTCCGTGGCCCGCGAGACCGGAGCCGGGGATGAACTGGCGCAAGCGATCGAGGAAGCCAACACGGCCACTCAGGTGGCAGATATGATGACCGAAGCCGGGTACTTGCCCTATTTTGAAAAGTTATGTACATACGCCTGTCGGCACTGTTTGGAACATGCCGGAGGCGGCGTGACAGTGGAAGTAGTATTGGTAACAATGAAAGGAATGGAACTGGGGAGGGCGGAAATCAGTGAACTCGAAGACAGCAACTGGAGCAAAGAATCGTAA
- a CDS encoding precorrin-8X methylmutase: protein MDFKTEFKPLTVQPQEIEGKSFEMITEELGEHPFTAEQYPVVQRVIHASADFELGRSMVFHPDAIQAGIAALRAGQSVIADVQMIQAGVSKDRIRGFGGDVHVHISDPDVMEEAKRLNTTRAIISTRKANQLYEGGIYAIGNAPTALLELIRLVKEGEAKPGLIIGMPVGFVSAAESKDELRKLDIPFITNIGRKGGSTIVVAALNAISLMAVKA, encoded by the coding sequence ATGGATTTCAAAACGGAATTCAAACCGTTGACCGTACAGCCACAGGAGATTGAGGGTAAAAGCTTTGAGATGATTACGGAGGAACTGGGTGAGCATCCGTTCACGGCTGAGCAATATCCCGTGGTACAGCGTGTCATTCACGCCTCGGCTGACTTTGAACTGGGACGCAGCATGGTATTCCACCCGGATGCCATTCAAGCAGGAATTGCAGCACTTCGCGCCGGCCAATCCGTCATTGCTGACGTACAGATGATTCAGGCTGGCGTAAGCAAGGATCGCATTCGCGGTTTTGGCGGAGATGTGCACGTACATATTTCCGATCCCGATGTGATGGAGGAAGCCAAACGCTTGAACACCACTCGCGCAATCATCTCGACGCGTAAAGCGAACCAATTATACGAAGGCGGCATTTACGCCATTGGTAACGCCCCAACCGCACTGCTGGAACTGATCCGTCTGGTCAAAGAAGGCGAAGCCAAACCTGGCCTGATCATCGGTATGCCCGTCGGATTCGTATCCGCAGCCGAGTCCAAAGACGAGCTGCGCAAGCTCGACATCCCATTCATCACCAACATCGGCCGCAAAGGTGGAAGCACCATCGTCGTGGCCGCCCTGAACGCCATCTCCCTAATGGCCGTGAAGGCGTAG
- a CDS encoding ThuA domain-containing protein, translating to MDHRKKALLLGDYTHPDWHPLQGVDAEISRIFHDTMTVQCSENRNMLLQENITGFDVCISYMDDWKGKVSPQQTAGLLSYVSNGGGLVIIHNGISLQNRYELKQMIGAKFLHHPAYASLDFTVTDESHPVTEGITAFTMEEEAYQFEFGSFAETKVLLEYQSEEGPKPAVWAHRYGVGRIVYLMPGHHVPSFAHETYRKLLLQAGKWAARYV from the coding sequence ATGGATCATCGTAAAAAAGCATTGTTACTTGGCGATTATACGCATCCCGATTGGCATCCGCTACAGGGTGTAGATGCGGAGATCAGCCGGATTTTCCATGATACGATGACTGTGCAGTGCAGTGAGAACCGGAATATGCTGCTGCAAGAAAATATAACCGGGTTCGATGTATGTATCTCATACATGGACGATTGGAAAGGGAAAGTCTCCCCACAGCAGACAGCAGGGTTGCTGTCCTATGTAAGTAATGGAGGTGGACTGGTCATTATACATAACGGCATTTCGCTCCAAAATCGTTATGAACTCAAACAGATGATTGGTGCCAAGTTCCTGCATCATCCGGCTTATGCATCACTGGATTTCACCGTAACGGACGAAAGCCATCCGGTGACCGAAGGGATTACAGCGTTTACCATGGAAGAAGAGGCATATCAGTTTGAGTTTGGTTCTTTTGCCGAAACGAAGGTATTGCTGGAATATCAATCCGAAGAAGGACCGAAGCCTGCGGTTTGGGCGCATCGTTATGGTGTTGGACGTATTGTTTATCTTATGCCGGGTCATCATGTGCCGTCTTTTGCACACGAAACGTACCGTAAGTTACTTCTGCAAGCAGGCAAATGGGCTGCACGTTACGTCTGA
- a CDS encoding phasin family protein: MSDLFKKAISLGLGLTVVSKEKIEKTVDDLVKRGELAPGESKALVERLMERGDEEQGQFKRVIQEQVKRVLQEAGVASESDVTSLEQRVAVLEKKLAELGHSPQLQPDESPAPLEVPPPLKGNEIE, from the coding sequence ATGAGCGATTTGTTCAAAAAGGCGATCTCGTTAGGGCTTGGTCTTACTGTTGTAAGCAAAGAAAAAATTGAGAAAACCGTGGATGATTTGGTCAAACGCGGGGAACTTGCGCCCGGTGAATCCAAAGCTTTGGTTGAACGCCTGATGGAACGGGGCGATGAAGAGCAAGGCCAGTTCAAGCGGGTGATTCAGGAACAGGTCAAACGCGTGCTTCAGGAAGCGGGTGTGGCATCCGAAAGTGATGTAACCAGCCTGGAACAACGTGTTGCCGTCCTGGAGAAAAAGCTTGCCGAACTGGGCCACTCACCACAGCTTCAACCTGATGAATCCCCGGCTCCACTTGAAGTTCCTCCTCCTCTCAAAGGAAACGAGATCGAGTAG
- the cbiE gene encoding precorrin-6y C5,15-methyltransferase (decarboxylating) subunit CbiE has translation MNSKTATGAKNRKIRIIGVGEEGAAGLTTDSLNLIQEADVLVGGERQLEYFPAFAGERLAIKSGLSDLVVKIKALQATHNIVVLASGDPLFYGIAGYLARQIGPNQLEIRPNLSSLQLAFAQLGESWHDAVLESVHGRPLKGLAQRIDGKAKVALLTDEHNSPAAIGAYLQQFGMTEYDAYVAENLGGADERVRHYTLDELAAAECSPLNVVILLRRKDAPAPRRGFGFADEEFHQRKPEKGLITKREVRAFSLSELKLGEDSIVWDIGAGSGSVAVECTRLAPRGQVFAIEKNEGDLVNIEANRIKFRTDFTVLHAKAPAGLDELPHPDAVFIGGSGGELGQLIALCASRLRPEGRLVVNAATIETLHDSMKAMREAGMDASVTLLQTARSKPILNMTRFDGLNPIYVITGQYITAEEAETANGAE, from the coding sequence GTGAACTCGAAGACAGCAACTGGAGCAAAGAATCGTAAAATTCGCATTATCGGCGTGGGTGAAGAAGGCGCGGCAGGACTGACAACGGATAGCCTGAATCTCATTCAGGAGGCAGATGTACTTGTTGGCGGAGAGCGCCAGCTGGAGTATTTCCCTGCATTTGCAGGTGAACGGTTAGCGATTAAGAGCGGTTTAAGCGATCTCGTTGTGAAAATAAAAGCGTTACAGGCCACACACAACATCGTTGTGCTTGCCTCGGGTGACCCGCTGTTCTACGGCATTGCCGGGTATTTAGCGCGCCAAATCGGCCCGAATCAACTGGAGATCCGGCCTAATCTCAGTTCGCTGCAGCTGGCATTTGCCCAGCTTGGCGAGAGCTGGCATGATGCCGTGCTCGAAAGCGTGCACGGTCGCCCGCTCAAAGGCCTCGCCCAGCGCATCGATGGCAAAGCCAAAGTGGCGCTGCTCACGGACGAGCATAACAGCCCCGCTGCGATCGGGGCGTATCTGCAACAGTTCGGCATGACGGAGTATGATGCCTACGTTGCCGAGAACCTGGGCGGGGCAGACGAACGTGTCCGCCATTACACCCTCGACGAGCTGGCAGCAGCAGAATGTAGCCCGCTGAACGTCGTGATTTTGCTGCGCCGCAAGGATGCACCCGCGCCGCGCCGGGGTTTCGGGTTTGCAGATGAGGAATTCCATCAGCGCAAACCCGAAAAAGGCCTCATCACCAAGCGTGAAGTCCGCGCGTTCAGCTTGTCCGAGCTGAAACTGGGCGAGGACAGCATCGTGTGGGATATCGGCGCAGGTTCAGGCTCGGTGGCGGTCGAGTGCACGCGGCTGGCGCCGCGGGGCCAGGTCTTCGCCATCGAGAAGAACGAAGGTGACCTCGTGAACATCGAGGCCAACCGGATCAAATTCCGGACAGACTTCACCGTCCTTCATGCCAAAGCTCCAGCGGGGCTGGACGAACTGCCGCATCCGGATGCGGTGTTCATTGGCGGCAGCGGCGGCGAACTCGGCCAGCTGATCGCCCTGTGTGCGTCCCGGCTGCGCCCCGAGGGACGCCTCGTCGTGAATGCAGCGACGATCGAGACGCTGCATGACAGCATGAAGGCGATGCGCGAAGCAGGCATGGACGCCTCCGTGACCTTGTTGCAGACGGCGCGCAGCAAGCCGATCCTGAACATGACCCGTTTTGACGGATTGAATCCGATCTACGTGATTACAGGACAATATATTACAGCAGAAGAAGCGGAAACGGCGAACGGAGCAGAGTAG
- a CDS encoding cobalamin biosynthesis protein, whose translation MSNPFAAVAITKHGVEMVRNLAGQFQGTDVYYMSKFARGDEEQLGYELFEGSVKLILPDLFKRYNGIILFISLGAVVRMIAPILVDKKVDPAVLVIDDRGENVISVLSGHLGGANELTRQVAEVLDARAVITTASDVQGTIPVDMFGRELGWIVDSFDKATPVSAAVVNEEPVALIQETGERNWWKYNKPVPDHIRVFNSLEETESFPFNAALVVSDRLLSAEEEERYLTNGVLYRPKSLVLGMGCNRGTSVEELEQEVLATLQELSLSVKSVRNIATIDLKKDEEGLLALCAKYGWELVTYTPAELNTVKLANPSETVFKYTGAYGVSEPAALLSSGADHWLLEKKKSGNLTISVARVSFK comes from the coding sequence GTGAGTAATCCGTTTGCAGCCGTTGCCATTACAAAACATGGTGTAGAGATGGTGCGTAATCTGGCAGGGCAGTTCCAGGGTACGGACGTGTATTATATGAGCAAGTTTGCTCGTGGCGATGAAGAGCAGTTGGGTTATGAGCTGTTTGAAGGCTCGGTGAAGCTGATTTTGCCTGACTTGTTCAAACGATATAATGGCATCATTCTGTTCATCTCCCTGGGGGCCGTTGTGCGTATGATTGCTCCGATTCTGGTGGACAAAAAAGTTGACCCTGCCGTCCTGGTCATTGATGACCGCGGCGAAAATGTCATCAGCGTGCTCTCGGGTCACCTCGGCGGTGCGAACGAGTTAACTCGTCAGGTGGCGGAAGTGCTCGACGCACGTGCCGTCATCACGACAGCGTCGGACGTGCAGGGCACCATTCCGGTGGACATGTTTGGCCGGGAGCTGGGCTGGATCGTAGACAGCTTCGACAAGGCGACACCTGTTAGTGCGGCTGTGGTGAACGAAGAACCTGTCGCCCTCATTCAGGAGACGGGGGAGCGCAACTGGTGGAAATATAACAAACCCGTACCGGATCATATCCGTGTCTTCAACAGCCTGGAGGAAACGGAATCCTTCCCGTTTAACGCTGCGCTGGTCGTCAGCGACCGCCTGCTTTCGGCAGAAGAAGAGGAACGTTATCTCACCAATGGTGTATTGTATCGTCCCAAAAGCCTCGTGCTCGGCATGGGCTGTAATCGCGGCACATCTGTCGAGGAATTGGAGCAGGAAGTCCTCGCTACCTTGCAGGAGTTATCTCTTTCCGTGAAGAGTGTGCGCAACATTGCCACGATTGATCTGAAAAAGGATGAAGAAGGCCTATTGGCCCTCTGTGCCAAATACGGCTGGGAACTGGTGACCTATACGCCTGCGGAACTGAATACAGTGAAGCTTGCCAATCCATCCGAGACGGTATTCAAATATACCGGAGCCTATGGTGTAAGTGAACCTGCGGCGTTGCTCTCCTCTGGAGCGGATCATTGGCTGCTGGAGAAGAAAAAGAGCGGTAATCTGACGATCTCTGTAGCTCGCGTTTCATTTAAGTAG
- the cobK gene encoding precorrin-6A reductase, whose protein sequence is MIFMLCGTSDARELALQIQQQGADVLTSVVTDSAAHSLTEAGLPVRTGRLTVEAMVELVREKGSRAIVDASHPFAEEAHANAMEAAKQAGIPYIRYERTGLAYDDHALLHVVSSYDEAALKAKELKGSVMLTTGSKTLQIFTKHLLGDPEIRLVARMLPRLDNMEKCGELGVEQRNIIAMQGPFSREMNEALYKHYATTVMVTKESGKTGAVDEKIQSALELGIHVVLISRPEAEFGTVFDHFEGVLDELKRVLV, encoded by the coding sequence ATGATCTTCATGTTGTGTGGTACGAGTGATGCCAGGGAACTCGCTCTACAGATCCAGCAGCAAGGTGCAGACGTGCTGACTTCTGTCGTAACGGACAGTGCTGCACATAGCCTGACGGAGGCTGGATTACCTGTTCGGACAGGCCGTTTGACTGTGGAAGCCATGGTGGAGCTTGTGCGTGAAAAAGGTAGCCGTGCCATTGTGGATGCAAGTCATCCGTTTGCCGAAGAAGCACATGCCAATGCGATGGAGGCAGCCAAACAGGCGGGCATTCCATATATTCGTTATGAGCGCACGGGTCTGGCGTACGATGATCACGCGTTGCTACATGTCGTGTCTTCCTACGATGAAGCGGCACTCAAGGCCAAAGAACTCAAGGGCTCCGTTATGCTGACAACAGGCAGCAAAACGTTGCAGATCTTCACCAAGCACCTGCTCGGTGATCCGGAGATTCGCCTCGTTGCTCGCATGCTTCCACGTCTCGATAATATGGAGAAATGCGGTGAACTTGGCGTTGAACAGCGCAATATTATTGCGATGCAGGGACCCTTTTCCCGTGAAATGAATGAAGCCTTGTACAAGCACTATGCGACGACTGTAATGGTTACCAAGGAGAGCGGCAAGACCGGAGCCGTCGATGAGAAAATCCAATCTGCACTGGAGCTGGGCATTCATGTCGTGTTGATTTCACGCCCTGAGGCTGAATTTGGAACGGTGTTTGACCATTTTGAAGGTGTACTGGATGAGTTGAAGCGTGTATTGGTGTAG